Proteins encoded within one genomic window of Coprococcus phoceensis:
- a CDS encoding adenylate kinase produces MKIIMLGAPGAGKGTQAKKIAEKYSIPHISTGDIFRANIKNGTELGKKAKTYMDQGLLVPDELVVDLVVDRVKQDDCSNGYVLDGFPRTIPQAEALDKALAAMGEAMDYAINVEVPDENIVRRMSGRRACVDCGATYHIVYAPTKEENICDNCHGELILREDDKPETVQKRLNVYHEQTQPLIDYYTEKNILVEVDGTVDIDEVFAAIVNVLGA; encoded by the coding sequence ATGAAAATTATAATGTTAGGTGCACCTGGTGCGGGAAAAGGGACACAGGCAAAGAAAATTGCTGAAAAGTATTCGATTCCTCATATCTCCACAGGAGATATTTTCAGAGCAAATATTAAAAACGGAACCGAGCTTGGAAAGAAAGCAAAGACATATATGGATCAGGGACTTTTAGTGCCGGATGAACTTGTTGTAGATTTGGTCGTAGACCGCGTAAAGCAGGATGACTGCAGCAATGGTTATGTCTTAGACGGTTTCCCGAGAACAATTCCTCAGGCAGAGGCACTTGACAAAGCTTTGGCAGCGATGGGAGAAGCGATGGACTACGCAATCAATGTGGAAGTTCCAGATGAAAACATTGTCCGCCGTATGTCGGGACGCAGAGCATGTGTGGACTGCGGTGCTACATATCATATTGTATATGCACCTACAAAAGAAGAAAATATATGCGATAACTGTCATGGAGAATTAATCTTAAGAGAAGATGACAAGCCAGAGACAGTACAGAAACGTCTGAATGTATATCATGAGCAGACACAGCCATTGATTGATTATTATACAGAAAAAAATATTTTAGTAGAAGTAGATGGTACTGTAGATATTGATGAGGTATTTGCTGCTATCGTAAACGTGTTAGGAGCGTAA
- the map gene encoding type I methionyl aminopeptidase, which produces MPVTIKSAREIELMKEAGRILEIVHDELGKALHPGMTTLDIDRLGEEIIRSYGCEPSFLNYNGYPASICVSVNDEVVHGIPSAKRVLKEGDIVGLDAGVIYKGYHSDAARTHGIGEISKEAKDLIQVTRECFFEGIKFAKEGNHLFEISSAIGRYAEERGYGVVRDLCGHGIGTKLHEAPEIPNYDMNRKGMKLRKGMTLAIEPMINIGGCAVNWLDDDWTVVTRDGSLSAHYENTVLITEDEPILLTLSK; this is translated from the coding sequence ATGCCAGTTACAATAAAATCAGCAAGAGAAATTGAATTGATGAAGGAAGCCGGAAGAATCTTGGAGATCGTTCACGATGAATTGGGGAAAGCATTACATCCGGGAATGACAACACTTGATATAGACCGTTTGGGAGAAGAGATTATACGCAGCTATGGATGCGAGCCTTCTTTTTTGAACTATAACGGATATCCGGCATCCATCTGTGTTTCTGTAAATGATGAAGTTGTTCATGGAATTCCAAGTGCGAAACGAGTCCTGAAGGAAGGCGACATCGTAGGTTTGGATGCAGGCGTTATTTATAAAGGTTACCATTCAGATGCGGCAAGAACCCATGGAATCGGAGAGATCAGCAAAGAGGCAAAGGACTTGATCCAAGTGACAAGAGAATGTTTCTTTGAGGGAATAAAGTTTGCAAAAGAGGGCAACCATTTATTTGAAATTTCTTCCGCAATCGGCAGATATGCAGAGGAACGTGGATACGGCGTAGTTCGTGATCTGTGTGGACACGGCATCGGAACAAAGCTGCATGAGGCTCCGGAAATACCAAATTACGATATGAACCGAAAGGGAATGAAACTTCGAAAAGGAATGACTTTAGCGATAGAACCGATGATCAACATCGGAGGTTGTGCCGTCAACTGGCTGGACGATGACTGGACAGTTGTGACAAGAGACGGTTCGCTGTCAGCACATTATGAAAACACAGTACTGATCACAGAAGACGAACCAATACTTTTGACCTTATCGAAGTAA
- a CDS encoding KOW domain-containing RNA-binding protein: MEKYEVGMLARSKAGHDKGHVYVIHQVDETYVYLIDGSGRKLENPKKKKKKHVQLICEKYELSGVDDVAIKRILKLFDKETGRN, translated from the coding sequence ATGGAAAAATATGAAGTTGGAATGCTTGCAAGATCCAAAGCCGGACATGATAAAGGGCATGTGTATGTGATACATCAGGTGGATGAAACATATGTATATTTAATAGACGGTTCCGGCAGAAAACTTGAGAACCCGAAAAAAAAGAAAAAGAAACATGTACAGCTCATATGTGAAAAGTATGAGCTGTCCGGAGTGGACGATGTTGCAATAAAGCGAATACTAAAATTATTTGATAAGGAAACAGGGAGGAATTAG
- the infA gene encoding translation initiation factor IF-1: MSKADVIEIEGTVVEKLPNAMFKVELENGHQVLAHISGKLRTNFIKILPGDKVTLELSPYDLTKGRITWRDK; the protein is encoded by the coding sequence ATGTCAAAAGCTGATGTAATTGAAATTGAAGGAACAGTAGTAGAAAAATTACCAAATGCAATGTTTAAAGTAGAATTGGAAAATGGCCATCAGGTCTTAGCGCATATCAGTGGAAAGCTTCGCACAAACTTTATCAAGATCCTGCCGGGAGATAAAGTAACTTTAGAGCTGTCACCATATGATTTGACAAAAGGAAGAATTACTTGGAGAGATAAATAA
- the rpmJ gene encoding 50S ribosomal protein L36, whose translation MKVRSSVKPICEKCKIIKRKGSIRVICENPKHKQRQG comes from the coding sequence GTGAAGGTTAGATCATCAGTTAAACCAATTTGCGAAAAATGCAAAATCATTAAAAGAAAAGGAAGCATCAGAGTAATCTGTGAAAATCCGAAACACAAACAAAGACAAGGATAA
- the rpsM gene encoding 30S ribosomal protein S13, with protein sequence MARIAGVDLPRDKRVEIGLTYIYGIGRVSATKILEAAGVNPDTRCRDLTDEEVKQISAVIDESYQVEGDLRREIALNIKRLQEIGCYRGIRHRKGLPVRGQKTKTNARTRKGPKRTVANKKK encoded by the coding sequence ATGGCTCGTATTGCTGGTGTAGACTTACCAAGAGACAAACGTGTAGAAATCGGTTTGACTTACATCTACGGAATCGGTAGAGTAAGCGCAACAAAAATTTTGGAGGCAGCTGGAGTAAATCCAGATACTCGTTGTAGAGACTTAACAGACGAAGAAGTAAAACAGATCAGTGCTGTTATCGATGAAAGCTATCAGGTAGAAGGTGATCTTCGTAGAGAGATTGCTTTAAACATCAAGAGATTACAGGAAATCGGATGCTACCGTGGTATTCGTCATAGAAAAGGACTTCCTGTTCGTGGTCAGAAGACAAAGACAAACGCAAGAACAAGAAAAGGTCCTAAGAGAACTGTTGCAAATAAGAAGAAATAA